A window of Micromonospora sp. WMMC415 genomic DNA:
GGTCGCCGGCGCGGCCAACAACCAGCTCGCCCACCCGGGCATCGAGAAGGTCCTCGCCGACCGCGGCATCCTGTACGCGCCCGACTACGTGGTCAACGCCGGCGGGGTGATCCAGGTCGCCGACGAGATCGAGGGCTTCAACTTCGAGCGGGCCAAGCTGCGGGCCACGAAGATCTACGACACCACGCGGGAGATCCTCCAGCTCGCCGACGCCGAGGGCGTGCCGCCGGCGGTGGCGGCGGACCGGCTGGCCGAGCGCCGGATGGCGGAGGTCGGCCGGCTGCGGACGATCCACCTGCCCTGACCCGGGTCCCGGGGGCGGCGCCAGCCGGTTCCGCCCCCGGCCTCCCGAACCCTGCCGCCGCCGTTAAGCTCTTTTCGAGGCGAATTGTCCGGTGTCACGGGCGCACACGCGATCGGTCCTTACCGGGTACACTGTGTGACGGCTGGACCACCGCGACGCGCGGAGCCGGTCGACGGTAACCCGAGGTGCCGAACGACGGCATCCCCATGTACCGTAAGAGCCACGAGAGATGCCTGACGTCATCGGGGCCCGCCTTCGGGCTGCCCCGCATTCTGTGCGAGGGGGTCGAGCCATGGGGCGCGGCCGTGCTAAGGCCAAGCAGACAAAGGTGGCCCGGGAGTTGAAGTACCACTCCCCGAACACCGACCTCGCCGCCTTGCAGCGAGAACTCGGCGGCAGCCGCAAGTCGGACCACGACTTCGACGACGACTACAAAGAGTATGTCGACGACGATGACGAGGACCACGCGGACGACGACCCGGAGTCCTGGGTCCGTCCCACCCGCTGACCCCCGGTCGCAACTGAGCACGCGGTAAGCCCCGCGTGCTCACGTATGTGCCCGTTCGGCAGCGGCGTCCCGACTGAAAGCCCAGGGGCCGGCCGGACCCCGTCCGGCCGGCCCCTGGCTCGGCGGCCGCCCGTGTTCAGCGCGGGCGGTTGTTCCAGTTGTAGAAGGTCGGGATGTTCTCGAAGTGGTTCCAGGCGCAGACCGCACTGGCACCGTCGCCACCCGCCACCTCCGCACGTTGTCGACGCGCGACCTCGGCCTCCTGGAGCAACGCGGACAGGCTCGGGCCCGCCGCGCGGACGCGGTCGGCGACCTCCTCCAGGGCGACCCCCGTCGCTCGCTCAGGCTGCCGGTGACCGGTGGTCTCTGGCATGCTCCAACACTCCCTCCAGTAGGCGGATCTTGCTGTTGCGGCAGTGTTCGGTCTCCGTACCGTCAAAACGCCCCAGTTCGAAGTAGCGATTGGCGGCGTGACCGCCGCCACAGAATCCGAAGTACGGGCAGGACGTCCGGCAGGCCTCCACACCGGTGAGGAACTCGCCGACCCAGGGCGTCCCCTCGGCGCCGGCGAGGATCTCCGCCAGCGGCGCGACCAGCACGTTGCCACTGCTGAAGTCGCCGTACCGGGGATCGGTGAAGCCGGCCAGCTCGGGCGACAGGACGGTCACCGACCCGTCGTGGCCGACGGTGGGGATCGGGTCCAGCCGGCGGGGCAGCAGATCGTCGGCGGTGCCGTCGAGCACCGCGGCGGCGTACCGCAGCGACCACTCGACCTCGCGCAGATGGATCCGCGGGTCCCGGCGCCAGGCCGCCACCAGTTCTGCCCAGAACGCGGTCACCGCCGCGGGATCGTGGCTGTTGTCCCGCGTGTTGACGCCCTCGGTCTCCTCGATGTTGACGCCCAGCACCTCGGGGCCGAGGTCGAGGAAGTAGTCGTACAGCTCGGTGGCGAGACCGGGCTCCGGGCGGCCCACCACGGCCAGCGCCGAGAAGGGCAGCCCATGCCGGCGCAGTGCCTCCACACCGCGCACGATCCGGTCGTACGCCGGCCGCCCGCCCCGGCCGACCCGGTCACCGTTGCGCTCCCGCGGCCCGTCCACGCTGACGCTCACCCGGACCCGGTGCTCGGCGAAGAACCGGCACCAGTCGTCGTCGATCAGCGTCGCGTTGGTCTGGACGTGGTGCTCGACCTCCGGCCCGAACGGTGCGATCAGCGCTGCGAGGTGCTCCCGGCCGGCAGCGAGGGGCTCACCGCCGTGCCACACCACCGAGAACCGGCCGGCCCGCGCCCACGGGTTGACCGACGCCGCCACCGCCTCCGCCACCGGAACCGGCATGCGCCGGTCGACCGCCCGGAACGGCAGGTAGCAGTACGCGCAGTCGAGGTTGCAGAGGGTGGTGGGCTGCATCACGACGTACGTCGGGACGGTGGCCAGGCCACGCATCCCGCCGATCGACCGTCCCCGAGCAGCCATCGCCCTCCTCTGCCGCGCCTGAGGAGCTGTCCAGGCACAGGCGTGCCCGGCAGCGTTGAGGGTGCCCTTCAGGCTAGGCGGCGATGGCCACTCGGGTGAAGCCCTGATCAGGTGCCCGTACGATCACCAGAGCGTGATCATCCGCGGGTGTGCTGCCCGATCATCTGGACGTTGCCGGAGCCCTCGATGATCTCGCCGGCCTGCCAGGCGTCGACCCCGCGCCCGGTGAGGGTGGCCAGCGCGCGGTCCGCGTCCTCGGCCGAGACGATCGCGAACATGCCGACGCCCATGTTGAACGTCGCTTCCATCTCCGGGTCCTCGATCCGGCCCTTGGACTGCACCAGGTCGAAGATCGGCTGCGGCTTCCACGTGGAGCGGTTGACCACCGCGTCGACGTGCTCCGGCAGGATCCGGACCAGGTTGCCCGGGATGCCGCCGCCGGTGACGTGCGCGAGGGCCCGCACCTCCGCCTCGGCGATCAGCTTCAGGCAGTCCTGCGCGTAGATCTTCGTCGGGGTCAGCAGCTCCTCGCCGAGCGTGCGCTGGCGGCCGAAGTCCTCGATGACCACGTCGAGCCGCATCCGGCCGGCGCCGAGCAGGACGTGCCGGACCAGCGAGTACCCGTTGGAGTGCAGGCCGGACGACCGCATCGCGATCACGACGTCGCCCACCTCGACCCGCTCCGAGCTGAGGATCTCGCTCTCCTCCACCACGCCGACGCCGGTGGCGGAGATGTCGTACTCGTCCGGGCGGAGCACGCCCGGGTGCTCGGCGGTCTCGCCGCCCAGCAGCGCGCAGCCCGCGTACCGGCAGCCGTCGGCGATGCCGGCGCCGATCTCGGCGACCTTGTCCGGGACGACCTCGCCGGTGGCGATGTAGTCCAGCAGGAACAGCGGCTCGGCGCCGCAGGCCACCAGGTCGTCCACCACCATCGCGACCAGGTCGATGCCGACCGTGTCGTGGATGTCCATCTGCTGCGCGATGACCAGCTTGGTGCCCACGCCGTCGGTGGACGAGGCGAGGATCGGGTTCTTGTACTTCTGCGTGTCCAGCCGGAACAGGCCGGCGAAGCCGCCCAGGTCACCCATCACCTCGGGCCGCCGGGTCTGCTTGACCTTGGACTTCAGCAGCTCGACCGCCCGGTCACCCGCCTCGATCGAGACCCCGGCGTCCGCGTACGAGACCGCGCGTTTGCGCGCCGGGCGGCCGGTGCCGGCCGTCCAGGGCTGGCGGTCGCCGCCAGCGCCGGTCGGGCTGCTTCCTGCGCCGCTGCGCTCGGACACGTGCGTCACGGTTCTCCCCTTTGGTGGTTCCGATGCGGACCGGCGCCGGCCGGGCCGCACCCGGTGGTGCTACGGGTGGTGGGTGCTTACGACGACCGGAAGGCCGCGCTGCTCGGAGGTCTCGGCGGTGACCCGCCGGCCGACCCCCTCCAGGACGTGCTTCCCGATCAGGTTCGCGGCGGGCAGCTCGATCGGGTACTCGCCGTCGAAGCAGGCCCGGCAGAGTCGGCTCTTCGGCTGTTCGGTGGCCGCGATGAGGCCGGTGAGCGAGACGTACCCGAGGGTGTCGGCGCCGATCGACCGGCGGACTCCCTCGTTGTCCAGCCCGTTGGCGAGCAGCTCGGCCCGGGTGGCGAAGTCGATGCCGTAGAAGCACGGCCAGGTCACCGGCGGGGAGGAGATGCGGACGTGCACCTCCAGCGCGCCGGCCTCGCGGAGCATCCGCACGATGGCCCGCTGGGTGTTGCCACGGACGATGGAGTCGTCGACCACGACCAGCCGCTTGCCGCGTACGTTCTCGCGGAGCGGGTTGAGCTTGAGCCGGATGCCGAGCTGGCGCAGCGTCTGTGACGGCTGGATGAAGGTCCGCCCGACGTACGGGTTCTTCACCAGGCCGGCGCCGTACGTGATGCCGGACTCGGCGGCGTAGCCGATGGCGGCCGGCGTGCCGGACTCCGGCACGGGGATCACCAGGTCGGCCTCGACCGGGTGTTCCTTGGCGAGCTGACGGCCGATCTGCACCCGCGCCGCGTGGACGTTGCGGCCGGCGATGGTGGCGTCCGGACGTGCGATGTAGACGTACTCGAAGAGGCAGCCCTTGGGCTCCGGCGGCGCGAACCGCGTGGAGCGCAGCCCGTCCTCGTCGATCGCGATCAGCTCCCCGGGCTCGACCTCTCGGACCACGCTCGCGCCGACGATGTCCAGTGCGGCGGTCTCGCTGGCGACCACCCAGCCGCGCTCCAGCCGGCCGAGCACCAGCGGGCGGACGCCGTGCGGGTCGCGGGCGGCGTACAGCGTCGACTCGTCCATGAAGACGAAGCTGAACGCGCCGCGCAGCCGCGGCAGCACCTCCAGCGCGGCGGCCTCGACCGACAGGTCCGGCCGGCTGGCGAGCAGCATCGTCACGAGGGAGGTGTCGTTGGTGGCGCCGTCGGCGACCAGCCCTCGCTCGCCGACCTCCCGCTGGAGGTCGGCGGTGTTGACCAGGTTGCCGTTGTGGGCCAGCGCGATCGTCGTGCCGGAGGTGGTGGACCGGATCGTCGGCTGGGCGTTCTCCCAGTTCGAGGCGCCGGTCGTCGAGTAGCGGGCGTGGCCGATGGCGACGTGCCCACGCAGGCTGGCCAGGGTCGGCTCGTCGAAGACCTGGGCGACCAGGCCGAGGTCCTTGTAGACCACCACGCCCGAGCCGTCGCTGACCGCGATGCCGGCCGCCTCCTGCCCCCGGTGCTGCAACGCGTACAGCCCGAAGTACGTCAGGTTGGCGACCTCCTCGCCGGGCGCCCAGACGCCGAAGACGCCACACGCGTCCTGGGGGCCGGGACGTTGGGGATCAAGGTCGTGGCTCAGCCGGCCATCGCCTCGGGGCACCTGCCGCTCCCTCATGCTGGACTGGCCTCGCGGGATCGCGGGATCCGCACTGTTCGGCCGGGACCACTGTCGTCGCCTGACAGTGTACGCGAACCCGAAGCGACACAGAAAGTCACGAAATGGCTGCGGGCCGTCACCGGACGCCGATCATCGTCGCAGCTAGAGCGGCAGGTACGGGGAAAGGTCCGCCCGGGTCCCGCTCACCCGCACGCGACCCTCCGTGACCGCCTCGGCCCAGTCGAGGCGACCGGTGGCGACCCGCAGCCAGGTCTCCGGGTCCATTTCCACCACGTTCGGCGGGGTGCCACGGGTGTGTCGAGGACCCAAAACGCACTGAACTGCACCGTAAGGTGGGACACGCACCTCCACCGATCGGCCGGGGGCGCGCTCCGCGAGGGCGGTCAACAGGGCACGGACCGCCCCTCGGTACACCGACCGATCAGGCGTGCGCCCCTCGTCGAGCGCCGACAACGCCGCCGCGACCGCGGCGGACTTAACGTGCGGAGAGGACACGACGGGACGATACGACCCACGCGCAGCGCGCATCACGCCGGCCCTGGGTCGCGCTGATCCGGTCAGACAAGGCATAGTTGCCGACGGCGTATTCGTACCGTGATGATTCCCGGCCCGGCGCCCGCCGGCCGTGGAGGGTAAGTCAGTCCGGAAGGGCGGTGGACGTGTCAACACACCGACGTGCCTGGAAGCAGCGGGCCGGTGTGGTCGTGGCGCTGGTTGTCGGCGCCCTGCTCACCGTCCCCCCCACCCCCGCGTTCGCGGCTGACGTGGCGGTCACCCCCGGCTCGGTCACCGTCAACGCCGGCAGCGACGCCACGGTCACTGTCACCGTCACGCCGCGCAACAACGACGAGACCGCTCGGATCAGCCTCTCCGGGCTGCCCTCCGGCGTCACCTGCTCCCGCGGGTGCGACGAGCTCCGCTTCAACCCGCCGAACCTGCCCAAGTCGCAACTGGTGACGATCAAGGCGAACGACAACGCCACCGACGCCAACGTCACGGTCACCGTCGCGGTCGAGGCCGACTCGGGTCCCGGCACGGCCACGTTCCAGCTCAGCGTCAAGGGCAAGGCCGCCCCGGAGCCGACGCAGGCGCAGACCGTGAAGTCGATTTCCGGCAAGGTGGTCAACCAGGGCGGCGAAGCGGTGCCGAACGCCTACGTGGCCCTCAAGGACGCGAAGGGCGGCAGCTTCGACACCATCGCCGACGGAAATGGCAACTTCCGCTTCACCGGCACCACCAGCAAGCCCATCGCTCCCGGCCGCATCGACATCGGCGCGAGCTTCGACAACGTCACCACCACGAAAAGCTTGAACGCCTCTGCCGGGCAGTCCATCACCGGCCAACGGCTCACCCTCGCGATCAAGGCCGAGACGACGCCGAGCGCCACGCCGTCGGCGTCCGTGGAGGCGGCACCCACCGAGGAGGTGACCGAGGAGGTCACCGAGGAGTCGGCCGACGCCGCGGCGGCCGCCCCGACCAACGCCAGCAACGCGGACTCGGGCGGCATGGGCTCGCTGCTGATCATCCTGCTGGGCGGTCTCCTCGTCGCCGCCGGTGTCGGCACGATCGTGCTGCTCTGGATGCGGCGCAAGGAGAACGGTGAAGACGCCGAGGACGGCCCGGCCGCTGCCGCCGGCGCCGTGCCCGCCGCCCGGGGCGCGTACCGCGGGGCCGAGGACCACACCCGTGTGGTCAACCCGGCCGGGGCGGCTCCCACGATGGTCGGCGGCGCCGGTCTCGGCGACGCCCCGACGATGATGCACCGCCCGGTGGTCGACGACGTCCCGCCGGACCCGTACGGCGCTCCCCCACAGCCGTACGGCGCTCCCGCCGGCCAGGGCGGCGGTTGGGCCGGCAGCGGCTACGGCGACGAGCCCGCCGCGCCGGCCGGCTACGGCGCCGGCGGCTACGGCAACGCGCCGTCCTCGGGCGGCGGCTACGGCAATGCGCCGTCGTCCGGTGGCGGCTACGGCAACGCGCCGTCCTCCGGTGGCGGCTACGGCAACGCGTCCGGTGGCGGATACGGCGGCAACGACTACGGCGCCCCCGCCGGCGCCGCGGCCGGGGCGGGCTACCCACCGGCTACGGGCGGCGCGCCCGGCTACGGCGAGCGGTACGACGAGCCGACCGGCCGCTACCAGGGCGACGCCACGCAGTACCCGGCACCGGCCGACCCGTACGCGACCGGCATGTACCAGCAGGACGGCGGCTACGGCCAGGCCGACTCCGCGCCCTACGGCCAGGCCGACTCCGCGCCCTACGGCCGGGCCGGCGAGCCGACCGGCGGGTACGACCAGCGCGGCGGCTACGACCAGGGCGGCTACAGCAGCGGCGGGTACGGCCAGCAGGGCGGCTACGGCCAGGAGCCCCCGGCCGCCCAGCGCGGTGGCTACGACGACCGCGGCGGGTACGACGACCGCGGCGGCTACGACCAGGGCGGCTACAGCAGCGGCGGGTACGGCCAGCAGGGCGGCTACGGCCAGGAGCCCCCGGCCGCCCAGCGCGGCGGCTACGACGACCGCGGCGGCTACGACCAGGGCGGCTACGGTGGCGGCGGGTACGGCGACCCGGCGCAGGCCGGCCGGGGCCGACCCGACGGCCCGCCGCAGGACCGCGGCGGTCGCCGCCTGGACTGGCTGGACGACTGACACCGGAACACGACGAACGCTGAGGGGCCGTCCGGCATCGGACGGCCCCTCCCTCGTCTCCGGCACGGTCGGCTATCTGCGAGGTGGTGCTGGACCGCGCACATCGTCGACGGTCCGGCCCCAACGTGATCGGTACGACGACGCCTGGAAGACATTCGTGCCCTTTGCTCTGCTTCACCGGACGCAATGGTTTTCTGGCATTTCCGTTGCGTAGGTTGAAGCAGAGCAAAGGGCGCGCGCATGACATGCGGCGCTCGGCCGGTGGCATCGGCTGGCACGGGCGAGCAGAGATCCCGGGAAGGAGGGCGCGGGATCCGGCGGACCGTGGCAGCCGCCGAGCGGTGCAGGCTGCGGTACCGGTCAGGCGCGGGTGAAGACGCCCTGGCGGAGCACCGGCACGACGCCCGAGACGCCGACCTCCACGGCGATCTCCACGTCCTCGGCGAATCCGCCCTCGGCCAGTTCCCGACCGGAGACGCAGCCCCGGACGGCCGCCGGGACGTCCGGTGTGCTGGCGAGTGCGGCGAGCGCCATGGCCGCCTCGACGGACAGGCCGCCCGGCACCCCGGACAGCGCGTCGAGGACGCAGGCGGCACCGAGCTGATCCTCCACGGAGGGGCGCAGCGACCCGTCCGACCAGCGCTCCCCGGCGGCGACGACGCCGATCGGCGCGTCCGTCGAGCCGTACCCCTGGTGGCGGAGCCACCGCCCGACGGCGCGGGCGTTGCGCAGGCAGGCCGCGACGACCGGCAGGCCGGTGGCGCTCGCGGCGGCGCTGATGGCCGAGCCGTTCGGTGAGGGCAGGACCAGGTCGGCGACGGCCGGCGCGGTGCGCAGGGCCGCCGGCGACAGTGACCACGGATGGTCCGGGGTGGTGCGTCGGCGGCCGACCGCGGCGACGGCGCCGACGCGGACGGCGTACTCGGCGGCCTGCTCGCCCCACGGGAACGGGTGGACCCGCATGCCCCGGGAGACGGCCACCTCCACGGCGGTGGTGAACGAGAGCACGTCCACCACCACCAGGACCGCGCAGACGCGGCCGAACTCGGCCGCCCCCGCCAACCCCCACTCGAACCGGGCGCCCGATCCGGGCTGGGAGTGGACGGCGGCGGCCAACACCTCAGCGCTCGTCGGGAGCGGGGGGCTGCTCGGAGTCACCGGAGCCCGGGTCGGACGCCTCGGTGGCGTCGCCGGCCGTCGCCCGCTCCTCGGCCGTCTCGGTCGGCGGGGTCGCGATCACGCCACCGGGCGAAGCGACACCGCCCGACGGCTCCCCGGGCTCGACGATCGGCTCGGGTGCGCCGGTCACCGGGTCCGGGCCGGACGAGGCGATCGGCTCGCTCACGACCTCGGCCGGGTCGACCGGCTCGGCGTCGGTCGCGGTGGCCAGGGGCACCGCCTCGACGGCGCCGGCCACGCCGGCCGCCGGGGCGTCCACCTCCAGGATCTCCGACCCACCGAAAAGGCGGGGCAGGGTGGCGGTGTGGGCGGCGTGCAGCTCGTCCAGGCCGATCCGGAACTGGCCGTGCACCTCCAGCGCACCGCCGGCCGGGTCGGTGACACCGATCAGCTCGACCGGTACGCCGTGCTCGGCGGCCAGCGCGGTGAACGCCTTCTCGTGCCCGCGCGGCACCGAGACCAGCGCACGGCCGGCGGACTCGCTGAACAGGAAGACGAACGGCATCGATCCGCTCTCGAACCGCTCCGGCACGGCGATCCGGGCCCCGACGCCCCGCCGCAGGCAGGACTCGACCAG
This region includes:
- the amcB gene encoding cyclophane-forming radical SAM peptide maturase AmcB, whose product is MRGLATVPTYVVMQPTTLCNLDCAYCYLPFRAVDRRMPVPVAEAVAASVNPWARAGRFSVVWHGGEPLAAGREHLAALIAPFGPEVEHHVQTNATLIDDDWCRFFAEHRVRVSVSVDGPRERNGDRVGRGGRPAYDRIVRGVEALRRHGLPFSALAVVGRPEPGLATELYDYFLDLGPEVLGVNIEETEGVNTRDNSHDPAAVTAFWAELVAAWRRDPRIHLREVEWSLRYAAAVLDGTADDLLPRRLDPIPTVGHDGSVTVLSPELAGFTDPRYGDFSSGNVLVAPLAEILAGAEGTPWVGEFLTGVEACRTSCPYFGFCGGGHAANRYFELGRFDGTETEHCRNSKIRLLEGVLEHARDHRSPAA
- the purM gene encoding phosphoribosylformylglycinamidine cyclo-ligase, with translation MTHVSERSGAGSSPTGAGGDRQPWTAGTGRPARKRAVSYADAGVSIEAGDRAVELLKSKVKQTRRPEVMGDLGGFAGLFRLDTQKYKNPILASSTDGVGTKLVIAQQMDIHDTVGIDLVAMVVDDLVACGAEPLFLLDYIATGEVVPDKVAEIGAGIADGCRYAGCALLGGETAEHPGVLRPDEYDISATGVGVVEESEILSSERVEVGDVVIAMRSSGLHSNGYSLVRHVLLGAGRMRLDVVIEDFGRQRTLGEELLTPTKIYAQDCLKLIAEAEVRALAHVTGGGIPGNLVRILPEHVDAVVNRSTWKPQPIFDLVQSKGRIEDPEMEATFNMGVGMFAIVSAEDADRALATLTGRGVDAWQAGEIIEGSGNVQMIGQHTRG
- a CDS encoding sterol carrier family protein codes for the protein MSSPHVKSAAVAAALSALDEGRTPDRSVYRGAVRALLTALAERAPGRSVEVRVPPYGAVQCVLGPRHTRGTPPNVVEMDPETWLRVATGRLDWAEAVTEGRVRVSGTRADLSPYLPL
- a CDS encoding DUF3073 domain-containing protein yields the protein MGRGRAKAKQTKVARELKYHSPNTDLAALQRELGGSRKSDHDFDDDYKEYVDDDDEDHADDDPESWVRPTR
- the amcA gene encoding multiple cyclophane-containing RiPP AmcA; translation: MPETTGHRQPERATGVALEEVADRVRAAGPSLSALLQEAEVARRQRAEVAGGDGASAVCAWNHFENIPTFYNWNNRPR
- a CDS encoding 2-phosphosulfolactate phosphatase, which gives rise to MAAAVHSQPGSGARFEWGLAGAAEFGRVCAVLVVVDVLSFTTAVEVAVSRGMRVHPFPWGEQAAEYAVRVGAVAAVGRRRTTPDHPWSLSPAALRTAPAVADLVLPSPNGSAISAAASATGLPVVAACLRNARAVGRWLRHQGYGSTDAPIGVVAAGERWSDGSLRPSVEDQLGAACVLDALSGVPGGLSVEAAMALAALASTPDVPAAVRGCVSGRELAEGGFAEDVEIAVEVGVSGVVPVLRQGVFTRA
- the purF gene encoding amidophosphoribosyltransferase, whose amino-acid sequence is MPRGDGRLSHDLDPQRPGPQDACGVFGVWAPGEEVANLTYFGLYALQHRGQEAAGIAVSDGSGVVVYKDLGLVAQVFDEPTLASLRGHVAIGHARYSTTGASNWENAQPTIRSTTSGTTIALAHNGNLVNTADLQREVGERGLVADGATNDTSLVTMLLASRPDLSVEAAALEVLPRLRGAFSFVFMDESTLYAARDPHGVRPLVLGRLERGWVVASETAALDIVGASVVREVEPGELIAIDEDGLRSTRFAPPEPKGCLFEYVYIARPDATIAGRNVHAARVQIGRQLAKEHPVEADLVIPVPESGTPAAIGYAAESGITYGAGLVKNPYVGRTFIQPSQTLRQLGIRLKLNPLRENVRGKRLVVVDDSIVRGNTQRAIVRMLREAGALEVHVRISSPPVTWPCFYGIDFATRAELLANGLDNEGVRRSIGADTLGYVSLTGLIAATEQPKSRLCRACFDGEYPIELPAANLIGKHVLEGVGRRVTAETSEQRGLPVVVSTHHP